The Anoplolepis gracilipes chromosome 17, ASM4749672v1, whole genome shotgun sequence genome window below encodes:
- the Neur gene encoding protein neuralized isoform X3: MSLSCSNNKIEMSLSCQRARRPLTVNSATRVARLRLSAHVLAPRSSSAGTNNLPPLTFHHVHGDNIRLCNGGTIARRHESFCKGVTFSARPVRVGEKVCVKFLEISDNWSGVIRFGFTSNDPINLRSGLPRYACPDLTNKPGYWAKALAERFAERDTVLFYYVTSAGDVHFGVNGEEKGLFFSGVETRGPLWAIIDVYGNSTAIEFVDPNRQHFNNIRRGAEHSNEDNAQHSRHSAMDDASNAGRDVERIIVPSMQSMSIHHEPDVELPGLRFQPPGVIFTPLPFHSTRGRNIRFSNQQCVATRTDTEFCHGYAFTGRPLLLGERLVVQILSTEPMYVGALALGLTSCDPARLTAEDLPDDSDLLLDRPEYWVVSKDVASSPQPGDEIAFTVTHYGEVQMSKNGGPPNVVMHVDQSLQLWAFVDAYGSTQRVRMLASRPTSPPRQRQSNPSPANIVQQQQQQQQQQQQQQQQHSNHSNAATELSRFSEMVQFKPAVGGGTVLVVNLPPQAGYPTPPPPTPQPIYASATHRNPPAQPVHLSAAAASPASALAPVPHPGSSRQSSPPLTGTMASTGSSTYVDPVTYQSLEGTLTHASHATSSHLQQWSEGLQPTLAGQPSECSICYERSIDSVLYMCGHMCMCYTCAIQQWRGKGGGHCPLCRAPIRDVIRIYRS; this comes from the exons CGCCCAGATCCTCGAGCGCGGGTACCAACAACCTGCCGCCGTTGACGTTTCACCACGTTCACGGTGACAACATCAGGCTGTGCAATGGCGGCACGATCGCCCGGAGGCACGAGAGCTTTTGCAAGGGTGTCACCTTTAGCGCCAGACCCGTGCGAGTAGGCGAGAAG GTCTGCGTCAAGTTTCTGGAGATCTCCGACAATTGGAGCGGCGTGATCCGTTTCGGTTTCACCAGCAACGACCCGATCAACCTGCGAAGCGGTCTACCAAGATACGCGTGTCCGGATTTGACGAATAAGCCCGGTTACTGGGCTAAAGCCCTCGCCGAGCGGTTCGCTGAGAGGGATACGGTGCTCTTCTATTACGTCACATCGGCCGGCGACGTGCACTTTGGCGTCAATGGCGAGGAGAAGGGCCTCTTCTTCAGCGGCGTCGAGACTCGCGGTCCACTATGGGCGATCATTGACGTTTATGGCAACAGCACGGCCATCGAGTTTGTCGATCCGAATCGCCAACACTTCAACAACATCCGCAGGGGCGCCGAGCACAGCAACGAGGACAATGCGCAGCATAGCAGGCACTCGGCCATGGACGATGCCAGCAACGCCGGCCGAGACGTTGAAAGGATAATTGTACCGTCTATGCAAAGCATGTCGATTCATCACGAGCCTGACGTCGAGCTACCCGGGCTTAGGTTTCAACCTCCCGGCGTCATCTTCACTCCTTTGCCCTTCCACTC CACTCGGGGAAGGAACATCCGGTTCAGCAATCAACAGTGCGTGGCGACGCGCACCGACACGGAATTCTGTCACGGCTACGCGTTCACTGGTCGGCCGTTGCTGCTGGGTGAGCGACTGGTCGTGCAGATCCTCTCGACGGAGCCTATGTACGTCGGCGCTCTCGCTCTAGGCCTGACCTCGTGCGACCCGGCGCGACTCACGGCGGAGGACCTGCCGGACGACAGCGACTTACTACTGGATCGCCCCGAATACTGGGTAGTTTCAAAGGACGTGGCGTCGAGTCCACAGCCCGGCGACGAGATCGCCTTCACGGTCACGCACTACGGTGAGGTGCAAATGAGCAAGAACGGCGGCCCGCCCAACGTCGTCATGCACGTCGATCAAAGTCTTCAGCTGTGGGCATTCGTGGACGCCTACGGCAGTACTCAGCGTGTTAGAATGTTAGCTAGCAGACCGACCTCGCCGCCTCGACAGCGTCAGAGCAACCCGTCGCCTGCCAATATCGttcaacaacaacaacagcaacagcaacaacaacaacaacaacaacaacaacactCGAATCACAGCAACGCCGCCACGGAATTGTCGAGATTCTCCGAAATGGTGCAGTTTAAACCGGCCGTGGGTGGCGGTACCGTACTCGTCGTGAATCTGCCACCGCAAGCTGGTTACCCAACGCCACCGCCACCCACGCCGCAGCCCATCTATGCGTCCGCAACGCACAGGAATCCGCCAGCGCAGCCGGTGCATCTCTCCGCGGCCGCGGCCTCGCCCGCGTCCGCGCTCGCGCCGGTGCCACATCCCGGTTCCTCCAGACAGTCCTCGCCGCCGTTAACCGGGACTATGGCCAGCACCGGCTCGTCCACGTACGTCGACCCGGTCACCTATCAGAGCCTGGAAGGCACCCTGACGCACGCGTCGCACGCAACGTCGTCCCATCTGCAACAGTGGAGCGAAGGGCTGCAGCCGACGCTCGCCGGCCAACCGAGCGAATGCTCCATCTGCTACGAACGTAGCATCGACAGCGTGCTCTACATGTGCGGCCACATGTGTATGTGCTACACCTGCGCGATTCAGCAATGGCGTGGCAAGGGCGGCGGCCACTGTCCGCTCTGCCGGGCACCGATCCGCGATGTTATCCGCATTTACCGCTCCTGA
- the Neur gene encoding protein neuralized isoform X7 has protein sequence MRIDRSSSCLQSSPRSSSAGTNNLPPLTFHHVHGDNIRLCNGGTIARRHESFCKGVTFSARPVRVGEKVCVKFLEISDNWSGVIRFGFTSNDPINLRSGLPRYACPDLTNKPGYWAKALAERFAERDTVLFYYVTSAGDVHFGVNGEEKGLFFSGVETRGPLWAIIDVYGNSTAIEFVDPNRQHFNNIRRGAEHSNEDNAQHSRHSAMDDASNAGRDVERIIVPSMQSMSIHHEPDVELPGLRFQPPGVIFTPLPFHSTRGRNIRFSNQQCVATRTDTEFCHGYAFTGRPLLLGERLVVQILSTEPMYVGALALGLTSCDPARLTAEDLPDDSDLLLDRPEYWVVSKDVASSPQPGDEIAFTVTHYGEVQMSKNGGPPNVVMHVDQSLQLWAFVDAYGSTQRVRMLASRPTSPPRQRQSNPSPANIVQQQQQQQQQQQQQQQQHSNHSNAATELSRFSEMVQFKPAVGGGTVLVVNLPPQAGYPTPPPPTPQPIYASATHRNPPAQPVHLSAAAASPASALAPVPHPGSSRQSSPPLTGTMASTGSSTYVDPVTYQSLEGTLTHASHATSSHLQQWSEGLQPTLAGQPSECSICYERSIDSVLYMCGHMCMCYTCAIQQWRGKGGGHCPLCRAPIRDVIRIYRS, from the exons CGCCCAGATCCTCGAGCGCGGGTACCAACAACCTGCCGCCGTTGACGTTTCACCACGTTCACGGTGACAACATCAGGCTGTGCAATGGCGGCACGATCGCCCGGAGGCACGAGAGCTTTTGCAAGGGTGTCACCTTTAGCGCCAGACCCGTGCGAGTAGGCGAGAAG GTCTGCGTCAAGTTTCTGGAGATCTCCGACAATTGGAGCGGCGTGATCCGTTTCGGTTTCACCAGCAACGACCCGATCAACCTGCGAAGCGGTCTACCAAGATACGCGTGTCCGGATTTGACGAATAAGCCCGGTTACTGGGCTAAAGCCCTCGCCGAGCGGTTCGCTGAGAGGGATACGGTGCTCTTCTATTACGTCACATCGGCCGGCGACGTGCACTTTGGCGTCAATGGCGAGGAGAAGGGCCTCTTCTTCAGCGGCGTCGAGACTCGCGGTCCACTATGGGCGATCATTGACGTTTATGGCAACAGCACGGCCATCGAGTTTGTCGATCCGAATCGCCAACACTTCAACAACATCCGCAGGGGCGCCGAGCACAGCAACGAGGACAATGCGCAGCATAGCAGGCACTCGGCCATGGACGATGCCAGCAACGCCGGCCGAGACGTTGAAAGGATAATTGTACCGTCTATGCAAAGCATGTCGATTCATCACGAGCCTGACGTCGAGCTACCCGGGCTTAGGTTTCAACCTCCCGGCGTCATCTTCACTCCTTTGCCCTTCCACTC CACTCGGGGAAGGAACATCCGGTTCAGCAATCAACAGTGCGTGGCGACGCGCACCGACACGGAATTCTGTCACGGCTACGCGTTCACTGGTCGGCCGTTGCTGCTGGGTGAGCGACTGGTCGTGCAGATCCTCTCGACGGAGCCTATGTACGTCGGCGCTCTCGCTCTAGGCCTGACCTCGTGCGACCCGGCGCGACTCACGGCGGAGGACCTGCCGGACGACAGCGACTTACTACTGGATCGCCCCGAATACTGGGTAGTTTCAAAGGACGTGGCGTCGAGTCCACAGCCCGGCGACGAGATCGCCTTCACGGTCACGCACTACGGTGAGGTGCAAATGAGCAAGAACGGCGGCCCGCCCAACGTCGTCATGCACGTCGATCAAAGTCTTCAGCTGTGGGCATTCGTGGACGCCTACGGCAGTACTCAGCGTGTTAGAATGTTAGCTAGCAGACCGACCTCGCCGCCTCGACAGCGTCAGAGCAACCCGTCGCCTGCCAATATCGttcaacaacaacaacagcaacagcaacaacaacaacaacaacaacaacaacactCGAATCACAGCAACGCCGCCACGGAATTGTCGAGATTCTCCGAAATGGTGCAGTTTAAACCGGCCGTGGGTGGCGGTACCGTACTCGTCGTGAATCTGCCACCGCAAGCTGGTTACCCAACGCCACCGCCACCCACGCCGCAGCCCATCTATGCGTCCGCAACGCACAGGAATCCGCCAGCGCAGCCGGTGCATCTCTCCGCGGCCGCGGCCTCGCCCGCGTCCGCGCTCGCGCCGGTGCCACATCCCGGTTCCTCCAGACAGTCCTCGCCGCCGTTAACCGGGACTATGGCCAGCACCGGCTCGTCCACGTACGTCGACCCGGTCACCTATCAGAGCCTGGAAGGCACCCTGACGCACGCGTCGCACGCAACGTCGTCCCATCTGCAACAGTGGAGCGAAGGGCTGCAGCCGACGCTCGCCGGCCAACCGAGCGAATGCTCCATCTGCTACGAACGTAGCATCGACAGCGTGCTCTACATGTGCGGCCACATGTGTATGTGCTACACCTGCGCGATTCAGCAATGGCGTGGCAAGGGCGGCGGCCACTGTCCGCTCTGCCGGGCACCGATCCGCGATGTTATCCGCATTTACCGCTCCTGA